The following are from one region of the Eubacterium sp. MSJ-33 genome:
- a CDS encoding ABC transporter ATP-binding protein, whose amino-acid sequence MENNTSSTNIIELKHITKTFEDGFVAVEDFNLTVKRGEFVTFLGPSGCGKTTTLRMIAGFEIPTEGEILLDGKEIGNLPPNKRPINTVFQRYALFPHLNIFDNIAFGLKLKKLPKDEIKRKVKKVLEMVDLEGFETRKVATLSGGQQQRIAIARALVNEPQILLLDEPLGALDLKMRKEMQLELKSMHERLGITFIYVTHDQEEALTMSDKIVVMSEGRMQQIGTPEDIYNEPKNAFVADFIGESNIFTGIMTDKLKVRFCGAEFACVDDVEHGRLVEVVVRPEDVEITTPENGAITGTVTSVVFKGVHYEITVESGKNEIVIQSTKTAAVGSQVGLNVEPDGIHIMIPEHTLNKIESDVDKNYELTIFDGKIQCDLTKIIPGSKFNDNHELLDAHGDVIDYEKLKVVLAIKPRHISMSDNEEEGIVCGHIINLIYKGDHYSYVVRTDMDEDFIVNDEYLWNMDDYVSLVIPEEHIQFSIKK is encoded by the coding sequence TTGGAAAACAACACTAGTTCAACAAACATTATTGAGCTAAAGCACATCACAAAAACATTTGAGGATGGGTTTGTCGCTGTAGAGGATTTTAACCTTACGGTAAAAAGGGGCGAATTCGTAACGTTTTTAGGGCCTTCAGGCTGTGGTAAGACCACGACACTCCGCATGATTGCGGGGTTTGAAATTCCTACAGAGGGAGAAATACTGTTAGATGGTAAAGAGATTGGAAATCTACCACCAAACAAACGCCCGATCAATACAGTATTTCAACGGTATGCATTGTTTCCACATTTAAACATTTTTGACAATATCGCCTTTGGATTAAAGCTTAAGAAGCTGCCGAAGGACGAGATTAAGCGGAAGGTAAAGAAAGTTCTGGAGATGGTAGACTTGGAAGGGTTTGAGACGCGGAAGGTAGCAACCTTGTCCGGTGGACAGCAGCAGCGAATCGCAATCGCGCGCGCACTGGTCAATGAGCCACAAATCCTGCTTCTTGATGAGCCGCTCGGTGCGCTCGACTTAAAGATGCGTAAGGAGATGCAGCTCGAACTGAAAAGTATGCATGAAAGACTCGGTATTACCTTTATCTATGTAACACACGACCAGGAGGAGGCGCTTACAATGTCGGACAAGATTGTTGTCATGTCCGAAGGACGCATGCAGCAGATCGGAACTCCTGAAGATATATATAATGAGCCGAAAAATGCATTCGTTGCAGACTTTATCGGCGAGAGTAATATTTTTACGGGCATCATGACAGACAAGCTCAAGGTGCGTTTCTGCGGAGCAGAATTTGCCTGTGTGGATGATGTCGAGCATGGACGGCTGGTGGAAGTCGTTGTGCGGCCGGAGGATGTTGAGATTACAACGCCGGAGAATGGTGCAATCACAGGAACGGTTACATCGGTTGTATTCAAGGGTGTCCACTATGAGATTACAGTGGAATCCGGCAAGAACGAGATTGTGATCCAGTCGACAAAGACCGCAGCGGTTGGAAGCCAGGTTGGTCTGAATGTGGAACCGGACGGTATCCATATCATGATTCCGGAACATACACTGAATAAGATTGAGAGTGATGTAGACAAGAATTATGAGCTTACGATCTTTGATGGTAAGATCCAATGTGATCTGACAAAGATCATTCCGGGCTCTAAGTTTAACGACAATCATGAGCTTTTAGATGCACATGGTGATGTGATTGACTATGAGAAACTGAAAGTCGTGCTTGCAATCAAGCCACGGCATATTTCCATGAGCGATAATGAGGAAGAGGGTATCGTCTGCGGACATATCATCAACCTGATTTACAAGGGGGATCATTACAGCTACGTGGTTCGTACGGATATGGATGAGGATTTCATCGTTAACGATGAATACCTGTGGAATATGGATGACTATGTAAGTCTGGTTATTCCGGAGGAGCATATCCAGTTTTCCATCAAGAAATAG
- a CDS encoding ABC transporter permease → MRSSRFAKSGLGIPYALFLLLFVVAPLFVLLYYAFTNGQGQFTVQNLAAFFTSPNTIGTLAYSFALAVVTTCVCVLLAYPIAYILARSNMRHKNVILVAFVMPMWINFTLRITALKEILTVLEGNLALHPFLNSVIGMTYDFLPFMILPMYTTLMKLDTSLIEAAGDLGANPVQTFLKVTLPLSVPGIISGITMVFLPSMTNYVVLDMLYNSTYIMGSLIGSYFASYDWHNGSMIALILLLIILIFTLFTNKYSDSDEGRGGALI, encoded by the coding sequence ATGCGTTCTTCACGTTTTGCAAAGAGCGGACTGGGTATACCTTATGCACTTTTTCTATTGCTGTTTGTAGTAGCCCCATTGTTTGTTCTTTTATATTATGCGTTTACAAACGGACAAGGTCAGTTTACCGTGCAGAATCTGGCGGCATTCTTTACGAGCCCGAATACGATCGGTACACTTGCGTACAGCTTTGCGCTGGCAGTTGTGACTACCTGCGTTTGTGTACTGCTTGCATATCCGATTGCGTATATCTTAGCACGCAGCAATATGCGGCATAAAAATGTAATCTTAGTTGCATTTGTTATGCCGATGTGGATCAATTTCACACTGCGTATTACTGCATTAAAAGAGATACTTACGGTGTTAGAGGGAAATCTTGCCCTGCATCCGTTTTTAAATTCTGTCATCGGTATGACCTATGATTTTCTTCCATTCATGATTCTGCCGATGTATACAACGTTGATGAAGTTAGACACGAGCCTGATTGAGGCGGCAGGTGATCTTGGCGCGAATCCGGTACAGACGTTTTTGAAGGTGACATTGCCTCTTTCCGTGCCGGGCATCATCAGTGGAATTACGATGGTGTTTCTGCCATCTATGACAAACTATGTTGTGCTGGATATGCTTTATAACAGTACTTATATTATGGGTAGTCTGATCGGAAGCTATTTTGCATCCTACGACTGGCACAATGGATCGATGATTGCACTGATTCTGCTCTTGATTATATTGATTTTCACCCTCTTTACGAACAAATACTCGGATTCTGACGAGGGAAGAGGAGGTGCATTGATCTAA
- a CDS encoding DUF1846 domain-containing protein yields MKIGFDNQKYLEMQSQHIRDRIAQFDNKLYLEFGGKLFDDYHASRVLPGFQPDSKLQMLLQLKDQAEIVIVISAEDIENNKVRGDYGITYDMDVLRLIDEFQAVGLYVGSVCLTKYAGQASAELFRKKLAELGIKSYRHYKIVGYPSDIAHIVSDEGYGKNEYIETERPLVVITAPGPGSGKMATCLSQLYHEYKRGVKAGYAKFETFPIWNLPLKHPVNLAYEAATADLNDVNMIDPFHLEAYGETTVNYNRDIEIFPVVATIFELIAGRSPYKSPTDMGVNMAGKCIIDDKVCCEASAQEIIRRYYRCLCDRKRYGQSKDDKNKLELLLRQAGVSMDDRLVAKKALAREEETGHPAMAIELADGTIVTGKTGDLLGASAAAVLNALKVLAGIPHEVQLVSKEAIEPIQRLKIQYLGSHNPRLHTDEILIALSTTAAQDEKAKLAIEQLSKLKNCQAHSTVLLSSVDEQLLKKIGVQLTCSPKYEEEDRKYHGR; encoded by the coding sequence ATGAAGATTGGTTTTGATAATCAGAAGTACTTAGAGATGCAGTCACAGCATATACGTGACCGGATCGCACAGTTTGATAATAAATTATATCTGGAGTTTGGAGGCAAACTGTTTGATGACTATCATGCATCACGTGTTCTTCCGGGATTTCAGCCGGATTCAAAACTGCAGATGTTGTTACAGTTAAAGGATCAGGCAGAAATCGTAATCGTGATCAGCGCGGAGGATATCGAGAACAACAAAGTTCGTGGTGATTATGGAATCACCTATGATATGGATGTGCTGCGTCTAATTGATGAGTTTCAGGCAGTGGGACTCTATGTCGGTAGTGTATGTCTGACAAAGTATGCCGGACAGGCATCCGCAGAGCTTTTCCGCAAGAAGCTTGCGGAGCTTGGCATCAAGTCTTACCGTCACTATAAGATTGTGGGATATCCGAGTGATATTGCCCATATTGTGAGTGATGAAGGATATGGAAAGAATGAATACATTGAGACGGAGAGACCGCTTGTCGTCATCACAGCGCCGGGACCGGGCAGTGGAAAGATGGCAACCTGTCTGTCTCAGCTGTATCATGAATATAAACGTGGTGTGAAAGCCGGATATGCGAAGTTCGAGACTTTTCCAATCTGGAATCTGCCACTGAAGCATCCGGTTAACCTTGCCTATGAGGCAGCAACAGCAGACTTGAATGATGTCAACATGATTGATCCGTTCCATCTCGAAGCATATGGTGAGACAACCGTTAATTACAACCGCGATATCGAGATATTCCCGGTTGTTGCAACGATATTTGAACTGATTGCCGGAAGAAGCCCATACAAGTCCCCAACAGACATGGGGGTTAATATGGCGGGAAAATGTATCATTGATGACAAGGTATGCTGCGAAGCGTCGGCACAGGAGATTATTCGCCGGTATTATCGCTGCCTGTGTGATAGAAAACGTTACGGACAATCGAAGGATGATAAGAATAAATTGGAACTTTTACTGCGTCAGGCAGGTGTCTCTATGGATGATCGTCTGGTGGCAAAGAAAGCATTGGCGAGGGAAGAGGAGACCGGACATCCGGCGATGGCAATCGAGCTTGCAGATGGTACGATTGTAACCGGAAAGACCGGAGATCTGCTCGGTGCATCGGCAGCCGCAGTTTTAAATGCACTCAAAGTACTTGCCGGAATCCCGCATGAGGTACAGTTAGTCTCGAAGGAGGCAATCGAGCCAATTCAGAGGCTGAAGATTCAGTATCTTGGCAGTCATAATCCAAGACTGCATACCGATGAAATTCTGATTGCACTTTCCACGACGGCGGCACAGGATGAGAAAGCAAAGCTTGCTATTGAACAGCTTTCCAAGTTGAAGAATTGTCAGGCACATTCAACTGTATTACTTTCTTCTGTTGATGAGCAGCTCTTAAAGAAAATAGGTGTTCAGCTTACCTGTTCTCCAAAGTACGAAGAAGAAGACAGAAAATATCATGGACGTTAA